In one Halichondria panicea chromosome 4, odHalPani1.1, whole genome shotgun sequence genomic region, the following are encoded:
- the LOC135335210 gene encoding coiled-coil domain-containing protein 24-like: MASILQAPVLHGATIHSTVNLHNDLWINLPSEYRDSPDDSLEAFELCLSVWSLVLSHCPPKEVGEVRRVLGASFIEQVADLREEVSTLLEIWRQYREEQTTNPSLLHRHLAEPPELRQRLIQEIIFFIEYLKKKSKHDRVGQDKNENILRYVESEAVKSGRSSCCDSSDAGSCVSVRSRPLSAVSSQDGRETPLRSLTPGSHDGSQASVLAEKSECVNAMDIDLVISHLRQALKEECAQHQRDIEFLQSCLEGEQTRTVYTQPTIKELRTFGTQLEHAMLEESQATPRPTVHPQKTKLPPLPTLQPRPPSKANYSSQALVRASQVRKKDSKTNPALIEDTAQGTYQCQNESASSTAEQCLATGCDNQLHTDQNIITHTEVCDRALSHSHKTRSSQPRTRDSQLELHTKTLSFHSNNCT; encoded by the exons ATGGCCT CTATACTACAAGCACCTGTCCTCCACGGTGCCACT ATACATTCCACAGTTAATCTCCATAACGACCTCTGGATAAACCTTCCAAGTGAGTACAGAG ACAGTCCTGATGATTCTCTAGAAGCCTTTGAATTGTGTCTCTCTGTGTGGAGTTTGGTTCTGAGCCATTGCCCCCCTAAAGAGGTGGGCGAGGTGCGGAGGGTCCTGGGGGCATCCTTCATCGAACAGGTGGCTGACCTCAGGGAAGAG GTATCCACCTTGCTTGAGATATGGAGGCAATACAGAGAGGAGCAGACCACTAACCCATCCTTACTACACAGACACCTGGCAGAACCACCTGAACTGAGACAAAGACTCATACAAGAGATTATCTTCTTTATCGAGTATCTAAAAAAAAAATCGAAACATGACCGTGTAGGACAAGACAAAAACGAAAATATTTTGCGTTATGTAGAGAGCGAGGCTGTTAAGAGTGGGAGGAGTAGTTGCTGTGACAGTAGTGATGCTGGGAGCTGCGTGAGTGTGAGGAGCCGCCCACTCAGTGCTGTCAGCTCACAAGATGGACGGGAGACACCTCTACGATCGCTGACCCCGGGAAGCCATGATGGAAG CCAAGCATCTGTGTTAGCTGAGAAAAGCGAGTGTGTGAATGCAATGGACATTGACCTTGTCATCAGTCATCTCAG GCAAGCTCTCAAAGAGGAGTGTGCTCAGCATCAGAGGGACATTGAGTTCCTACAAAGCTGTCTGGAGGGCGAACAGACACGCACAGTGTACACCCAGCCGACTATCAAAG agctacGAACCTTTGGCACCCAGCTGGAACATGCTATGTTAGAGGAATCTCAAGCTACCCCACGGCCTACCGTCCACCCCCAAAAGACCAAGCTCCCACCATTACCCACTCTACAACCTAGACCACCCTCTAAGGCTAACTATAGCAGTCAAGCACTCGTTAGGGCTTCTCAAGTTCGAAAGAAAGACTCTAAAACCAACCCAGCGTTAATCGAAGATACTGCTCAAGGAACTTATCAATGTCAAAATGAAAGTGCTTCGAGCACAGCAGAACAATGTCTAGCAACTGGTTGTGATAACCAGCTACACACAGATCAAAATATCATAACCCATACTGAGGTATGTGATCGCGCATTATCTCATTCACACAAGACAAGAAGTTCACAGCCAAGAACAAGAGATAGTCAATTAGAACTTCACACAAAGACACTAAGTTTTCACTCAAATAATTGTACCTGA
- the LOC135335421 gene encoding uncharacterized protein LOC135335421 isoform X3, which translates to MAESWRQKQVDIEHWLQGIQAPDRELTSSSDILTTDQTTISSPIVTPFSSPPNNTELLFSPRPQPTPVNESLAFISIQSKLTVSPPAMSDPIGSTNSPSYDTVSKGNSPEFGYTQSRKTQSPLPMATPEQKLPSFGTFDEDDDPSQDVDIKRVNKWINRPPSNPMRYFGRASTSPVLLHKDHNPIKRKESAPIALFRGTAVPRSNLAQTLTVATLSRKKSLSEQDVSQLVEKEKERRTSKGGYSSDSEVKTNNPEPLNDDSSDLQSSTGACGLGSDLSSSDGGCISDKSAVLRRARLANGMLLSAESVDVIETRLRERRLGLGPTGGRNDDACTSPALLLSPTSPPPHLSRQSRLSRSPTPTPPTSPYHLSIVPLTVHSGTPPHTKATRVTRENELGISKKQLTQFNMSQQFSFDTTNDEDFNKPARHPKFLKSRLV; encoded by the exons ATGGCTGAATCTTGGAGACAAAAGCAAGTGGATATTGAACACTGGCTGCAAGGCATTCAG GCGCCTGACAGGGAGCTAACTTCTAGCTCTGACATTTTAACAACAGACCAGACCACAATATCATCACCAATCGTCACACCATTCTCCTCTCCCCCAAACAACACAGAACTCTTATTCTCACCTCGTCCACAGCCCACTCCTGTCAATGAATCGTTGGCTTTCATCTCCATTCAATCCAAACTCACAGTATCTCCTCCTGCTATGAGCGACCCTATCGGCAGTACCAATAGTCCATCGTATGACACTGTGTCCAAAGGTAATTCTCCAGAATTTGGATACACTCAAAGCAGGAAAACCCAGTCTCCATTGCCAATGGCTACTCCAGAACAGAAGTTACCAAGTTTTGGCACATTTGACGAAGATGACGACCCTTCACAAGATGTTGATATAAAGCGTGTTAACAAGTGGATCAACAGACCTCCAAGTAACCCAATGAGATATTTCGGTCGTGCTTCAACCTCACCCGTTCTATTGCATAAAGACCATAATCCTATTAAGCGCAAAGAATCTGCTCCAATTGCCTTGTTCAGAGGCACTGCTGTCCCTAGATCAAACCTGGCACAAACTCTTACCGTGGCTACCCTTTCCCGTAAGAAAAGCCTCAGTGAACAAGACGTCAGTCAACTTGTggagaaagaaaaagaaagaCGAACGAGTAAAGGAGGGTATTCCTCTGATTCTGAAGTGAAAACAAATAATCCTGAGCCTCTAAATGATGACTCTAGTGACTTACAAAGCTCCACAGGTGCCTGTGGACTTGGCAGTGACCTGTCTAGCTCTGACGGAGGGTGTATTAGTGACAAGAGCGCAGTATTACGGCGGGCACGACTTGCTAATGGTATGTTGCTGTCGGCAGAGAGTGTGGACGTGATTGAGACTAGACTGAGAGAAAGAAGACTCGGACTGGG ACCTACAGGGGGTCGAAATGATGATGCATGTACGTCCCCAGCACTGCTACTCTCCCCGACATcgccccctccacacctcTCACGCCAATCTCGTCTCTCACGCAGTCccacgcccactccacccacctcACCTTATCACCTGTCCATCGTCCCACTCACTGTGCACTCAGGGACACCACCTCATACGAAAGCAACTCGAGTCACCCGGGAGAACGAGCTAGGGATATCCAAGAAGCAGCTGACACAGTTCAATATGTCCCAGCAGTTTAGCTTCGATACGACCAATGATGAGGACTTCAATAAACCTGCCAGACACCCTAAGTTCCTTAAGAGCAGGTTAGTGTGA